The Canis lupus baileyi chromosome 29, mCanLup2.hap1, whole genome shotgun sequence genomic interval TGCATAAACGGGTAGAAAAAGCCTAAGTGGTGGTTCCCTGATCTCAGGCTGAGGAAGCAGAACAGGAGGGAAGCTACGGGGGGACCGCACGTAGGTTTAACGATGTTTTATTGGGCCCGGGTTTTATCTCAGAGGTGTGTGATCGTTTAGCCTGCCTGATTGCACTTATTTTGgtttctgtgtttaattttttggaagatttttttaaagttgtgtgTTTTTACTAAATCTCTTGTTTATGCTCTCAAGGTTAAAATAGCAGAATTTTCTCGTACCCCAGAAGACTTTCTAAAGAAATACGATGAATTGAAATCTAAAAACACAAGGAACCTTGATCCGCTGGTGTACCTGTTATCAAAACTCACGGAAGACCGAGAGGTAAGGGCCAGTGGGCGCCTCAGGAGCGTCGGGAAAGGTGGGCGTGTCGCAGGTTTCTGAGGGAGCTCAAGTGGTGGGGTTTGGGGTTGCTCTAACGGACGTTCTAAGCACCAGATGTGCTCCGAGTGTGCTGTGTAACGCAGGTCTCTGCCCACATGTGGCCCCTGACACGTCACATCTTTCCCTGCCTTGTGCTAGTAGCACCTCGAGGGAATGTAGGAACGTACTCGTGGTGCCTCTGAATGAACAGCAGCTCATGTTGGCATAGACTTGAGAAGCGTCACGGTGATACCTGCCAGCTCCTCCTTGCCGTGTTTCTGTCTGCTTTGAATTGCACGTGGGCTCCTTGTGGACGCACTTAGTGTCGAGGCTGAAGGAGCCACCACACCCGGGAGCGGCCAGGGACATGCTTGGTCTTCTCCCCACACAGGCCCGGGGTCTATTCAGGGGTGAAGGCTGCGGCCAGGCACCTTGACTCCCTGCACCGGGGACGGATAAAGGGAAGTGTGCAGCCTGGGAAACTGGCCGAGCATAGGGAAGAGGCTGTGCCCTTGGGAACGGAGCTTGGGAATTGGCTGCAGAGTGCATTGTCCTCCTCTCCTGGACACTGACAGCGGGCTGCAGCTCATGGACTCACGGGAACACAGAAGTGCACATGCTGGTTGCACTCGGGAACAAAGTGGGGGCTGGTCGCGCTCTGCGGAGTGCACAGGCGTGCTGGCCCTTGCGATGCACGGTCTTGTGTGTTTGCAGACTCTGCAGTATCTACAACAAAACGCGAAAGAACGCGCCGAGCTCGCAGCCAATGCCTCGGGCAGCAGCACCAACTTCAGTGCCCCCACCGCGGCCTCCAAACTGTCCATGCAGGAGCTCGAGGAGCTGCGGAAGCAGCTTGGCAGTGTGGCCACGGGCACCTCGCTGCAGCAGGTAGGGCGCCCCCACTGCCCCAGGCTCTGCGCCTGCTGCAGCACGTGTGCATCTTCGTCGCCCCCTAGAGAGGAGCTTGGCTGTGGCAGGGTTGGCTCCTGACCTCCTCTGCAAggatgaccccccccccccagcagtgGAATGGCATGGGCAGGTTCCCACCCTCTGGGCTGTGGGGCCAGCCTGTGGGGGGCACTCACATGGATCTCAGTCTCCGTAAATCTGATGCTTTGTTTCTCTTAATTAgtttttggcagtttctttttgtAGAACTATAGCTTATAATTTTTTGTGTGCCTTTTTCTGTCTGTTACGGGTATTGCTTTATTCTGCTCTTGGTTCTTGTCCCGCCCTGGTCTGTGCCTTCCCGTGGTGGTGCCTCTGTGGCCTCGTGGGCCCCTCCGAGCTGACACCCATGAGGGTGTCACTGGAGCCTGTGCTCGAGTTCAGTGGCTCTGACACATCGGCACCTTATGTGTCCTCTCACTGCTGCCCGTTGTGACAGATGACAAGATAGTTGGCACCTGCCCTCTTGCTGGCCACCCTTGACCCTGGTGCTTCTAAAAGTCTGGCCCCTATGACTGCCCCGGTCAGCTTCTGGTGGCTGGTCCCACAGGAGGGCCTCTGCTCTGGGCACGTGCAGAGCTGGCCTTCCCCTGCCCTGGGGGACCCAGGTAGGGGCCCCCTTCTCTAGCTGGCTGTCACAGGGGCCTCATCTTCACTGCTCAGGTGACGTCTAGATTTCATGCCACCAGGGGAAAGCAGTTGAGTCTGTAGGTGCTCCCCAGAAGGGTGCAGTCCTTTGCTGGTGCTCCTGGTTGGCCTGTGGGTTCCGCACAGACTGAGCCCCTGATGACGGGTCCCTGTCTGGTCCTCAGCGCCTTGTGCCATGATGGGCATGGAGACCCTCACTTCATTTCTTCACGTGTCTATTGAACCCTCCTGCTGAGTGATTCAGGGATTGACTTTTCTAGTGTCACAGACGTCAGCTCTAAGTATTTGTACTAACAGTacgtttctctttatttttgaaaacatcCTCACCAGTCTTTGGAACTTACAAGAAAGTTGCTTCGAGATaagcagaacaaaaaaaattcagGCCAGCGCCTCCCCGTCTTCCCGCCCTGGGTATACGAGAGACCCACACTGGTTGGGGATTTCCTGACTGGCTCGGGCGTAAGCACGGACTCGGCTGTGCCCATAGGTATGTGGTGTGTTCGTTTCTACCACCCGGGCGCCTTTGAGCAGCGCGGGCCCTGTCCTCCCTGAGTGCTGGGTCTCGGTGGTGCCGGCTCTTATGTCCTTGCTGTGCCTGGATAGTCctgtctctcctcccctcccccacattcTTTTCTACAGGGACTCTCGGGGCTGGCTCCCGGGTCTTCCTTGCCAGTTTCCCTCTTCAGGGAGGTCTTGTTTATTTTAAGGAatcatacccccccccccccccattcctggATCTCTGCCCTCGGGACACCTCCCTGAATTGGGTCTCATGTGGCCATCTGCCTGTTGTCTTTGGTGGGGCTCCCGACCTTCCCTCTAGTGTCTCCACCTTTTgtgtggtgactcctgtcacagTTCCTCGGGTCCTGGAGCTGGGGTGGGCGCCTGCGTTTGCTTCCTTCCCACTGCACCAGCCCGGTCCCAGGTCCCCcacctccatctgcccctcctgtCCAGACACTGTCCTGCTCTCACTGGCTTGCGGCTCACCACTTCCCACCTCTCTGTTAGAGAATGTTCTGGATCTGCCCTGCCTCGTATGGGGCCGGCAGCTGAATGTTGGCAGCGGGCATTGAGATGCCACTGGTGTGGCTGAGGATTGGGTGTTTAGCTTTCTTTCCGTTGGTGCAGGCGGCCGGAGCTGTGGAGCCTCACATCCTGCCTTGCCGCCCTGTGGCTGCCCATCATCCCAGAGCTAGCGGCCCTGAGCCTCAGGCCTGTGCCCCGCGTAGCCTCTCTGGACTCCCCAGACCCTGGTGAGCCGCAGAGACGCTGGTGGATTGGCCTCCTGGCCACACGTCCTGTACTGTATCCCCTCCCCCTGGCTGTCCCTGTCCCTTCAGAGCTCAGGCTCCAGGCTGCCTGTGCCACCGCAGCGGTTCCTCTCGGCCGGTCTCTTGCTGGCATAGCTTGCAGTGTCGTCCTTTTCCGTGGGTGGGCGGGGCCCTGGGGGGCAGCGGGGCATCTGCCCCTGAAGCCAAGGTTCCCACCCAGGAGCAGCCGACCCGGTGCTGCACCtcttgccccccccacccccccaccgagTGCTCTGGGGACTCTGACTGGGGTGGTGCTCGGATTTCGAGTGAGTGGTGGCGAGGGTTGGTGGCGGGTCCTGGAAGGCACGCCTGTGCTTGAGAAGCCGGAGGCCGATCCTTGGGGCCCCCGTGGGAGCTGTGAGTAGGACAGTCCTGATGGCCTTCGCACTTGCAGAGAGAAAATGGAGCTTGAAGTCAGTGTGGCTCTGAATGCCACGTGATCCGGCCACACGGACAGGTGGCTGGTGTGCTCAGGGCCCGTGACCTGGGCAGGCCGGTGTGCAGGTGTGTGACGCCAGCAGTGCTTCTGTGAACTGGCACGTGCACGTGCGGGGCAGCACCATCCTGGGCTGCCAGCCCCGGTTCTCGGGTGCCGTGGGGCCAGCTGCGCAAAGCGGGGCCGCGTGGTGGTCTGTCCCAGCAGGCgttggggaggagggtgagcGTTGTCCTGGGGCCGTGCAACAAGAGGGACAGGGAGCTGCCTGGGCCAGGAGGCATTTGGCGGTGGTCCTGGTTGGTGGCGTGTGACTGTCCTTGGTTGGGTGGTTGTAGGAAAGCGCCTCCTGCGGTGCAGGCGTGCTGGAAGACTTTAAGGAAAGTCTTCATGTCCCTCAGCGGCCCAGACCCGAAGTCGTAACCGGTGACGTAAGGACAGCATGTGTCAGCAGCGCTCCTTCAGTTCCCTACTTCATCCTTTAACAGCCAAGCCTTCGTTTGTGTCTAGGGGGTTTCACGTCCCTGTGCGTTAGGCTGTGGCGCAGCCCCGGCTCCGCCTGCCCTGTGCTCGTGGTGCTTCTGGAATCCCAGCCTTGGGGACCTCACTGGGAGGACTCAGATCCCAGGGAGCAGCCCGATGCTCGCGCCCGTGACTATTTGAGGGACTAACAGAGAGAAACCAGCGGGGACGTGACTGGGTAGATTAGGTCAGCGGGAGTGGGGGGCCCTGCAGGTGGGGCCACGGCCCGGCTGATGTCTGCGGCCCACAGGCACGCTGCCCCTGGCCTCCCAGGAGTCGGCCGTGGTGGAGGACCTGCTCTACGTGCTGGTGGGTGTGGACGGCAGGTACATCACCGCCCAGCCCCTCACCGGGAGGCAGAGCCGCACCTTCCTTGTGGATCCCAACCTCGACCTGTCCATCAGAGAGCTGGTGAACAGGATCCTCCCGGTGGCTGCCAGTTACTCCACGGTGACCAGGTGGGTGCCCGACGGGACCTGCGGCTGGACACCGGCCTTCCCAGTGCTCTTGACCCCCGCAGCTTGCACTTTGTGTCTGTAAGCTCGTTTGAGTCCTCATCCGGAGAGCATCCGTGTCTTGTGACCTGCTTTCACACCCgacatggttttgtttttttgtttttttttttttaaagattttatttatttattcatgatagtcacagagagagagagagaggcagagacacaggcagagggagaagcaggctccatgcaccggagcccgatgtgggattcgatcccgggtctccaggatcgcgccctgggccaaaggcaggcgccaaaccgctgcgccacccagggatccccccgacaTGGTTTTGAAGGGCCTGGGACCAGTGCAGGGGCTGGTGTCTACGGGTTCCCTTCAGGGAGAAGACCTTGAGTGGGGAGGGGACTCCGAACATCTGACCTCGGGGCGCCGACTGTCCAgcccttgatttctgctcaggtcgtgatctcgggctcctgagatcgagccccgggttgcgctccctgctcagcggggcgtctgcctctccctctgccccgccccctcccccagctcatgctctctcctcccccagataaataaatagaatctttaaagaaaccAAAAGGAACATCTGATTTCTGATTTGAAAATGTAGATTCCCGTGCTCACAGGACCCCGGTGCTCCGTTTCTCCCAGGTTCATCGAAGAAAAGTCTTCCTTCGAATACGGACAGGTGAACCATGCCTTGGCGGCCGCCATGAGAACCCTGGTGAAGGAGTACCTCATCCTGGTCACGCAGCTGGAGCAGCTGCAGAGGCAGGGTCTCCTGTCCCTTCAGAAGCTCTGGTTCTACATCCAGCCCGCCATGCGCACCGTAGACATCCTGGCCTCCCTGGGTACGTGCCTGCCTCCCACCCGGCTCGTGGGGCAGCAGGTGGCACGTGTCATGGTGGGTGAAGGGGAGACTCCCAGCTCAGGCACGAGGCATTACTCACTTGGACACGAGAGTGTGAGGCCAAAGCCCGTGTGGCTTCATGTTTTAGTTTGCGGGAAGAAAACTCTGGAAACTCTTATCGATAAGCTTTCATCGAGCTTAGGGTCTGAGCCGAACCTGCAAAAGAGGCATCTGCCTGCAGGAGGCCCCGCTCTGTCGTGACGTAGCTGGGAGAGCCCCGGGCAGTCCTTCTCGGCCCTGAGtgccgcctcctcctcctggcaGCCACCTCGGTGGATAAAGGCGAGTGTGTGGGGGGATCCACGCTGAGCCTTCTCCACGACCGCAGCTTCAACTACACGGGTGACAGCCAGGCGCAGGAGCTGTGTCTGTACCTCACCAAGGCTGCCAGCGTGCCCTACTTTGAGATTCTGGAAAAGTGGATCTACAGAGGGATAATCAACGACCCCTACAGGTAGGGCTCGCGGAGCCTGAGGGAGACGTGGGGAGACACGGGAGACACGGGGAGAGCAGACGCCCGcacgcagccccgcagccccagggGGTCTTCTGTCACGTGGCGGGGTTCCAGACCCCTCGGATGGCGGCTCCCGGCCTCCTGCTGTGGGCTTCCTCCATGGTTAGTGGGGTTTCTGGGCTCCTTGCCGGCGTGACGTGTTCACTCCATGGAGGGAGCTCACGAGGACGGCTCACGAGAATGCTGTCGGGTTGAGGTATGTTGGCTGACATACTTCAAAGATGCAGTCATGGCCCCGAGTAGGGTTTCCGTCAGTGGTTTGAGGGATAGTCCTAAGGAGGAACGTGGTCTTAGAACCATGCCTGGCGTGAGCGGCGTCTGAAACAGGCACGAAGGGGCCGCAGCCCTGCTGTGAGGGTCATCGTGTTCCCGTGTTTGCAGGGAGGGAAGGGCCACCACAGTCCCCTGGTGGGGGGCACTAGACAGAGCTGACCCCCAGCCTGCGCCTGGACGTCCTTGGAGTCCCCGAGGGGCTGCTGGGTTCGGGCCACCTCACAGCTGGGGACTGGCCGTTGAACCTGTTGGGGGGCTCGCCACCTGAGCGCGTCCTGTGCTTGCCAGCGAGTTCATGGTGGAGGAGCACGAGCTGCGGAAGGAGAAGATCCAGGAGGACTACAACGACAAGTACTGGGACCAGAGGTACACGGTCGTGCAGCGGCAGATCCCCTCCTTCCTGCAGAAGATGGCGGGCAAGGTCCTCAGCACAGGTGAGCCTCGCGCCCCAGGCCACTGTGCCCGTCCTCCCGTGGCTCTCGTCGTGCTCCTGCTGCGGGGCGGGtgcccccctgcccctcagcctgGCCTTCTGTGCCTGGCAGCCGGCCCCTCTGCCTGTGGGCACTGGCCTCCGTTCCCTGACCCCGGGGCCCGTCCCACGGATGCTCTCCTCCACTGCTCACCTCTAGAACCGGTCCCGCTGACAGTGACCCAGGCGTGTGGCTTCTCCCCGCAGCGTCCAGCTCCCGCCCGTCGTCTGTGGGATCCACAGGCCCGACACCCACCCCCCAGGCGTGGTTGGCAGGGGCCCCGCAGGTTCAGGGCGGCGGCCCCAGGTCAGCAAGTGCCGAGCCCCTGGGCCACCCGCACCTGTGTGATGTGGCTGCGGATCGGCGGTTCCCGCGAGACCCTGGGGTTGGAGGACTCGCTAGGACGGCTCCCAGAACGCAGGGACACACCACTCTCCGGGTGGCCGGGCTGTTAGGGAGACACACGAGTGGCCGGGTGAAGAGGTCCTGGGGGCGAGGCCTGGGTGGGGGTCAGGCGCAGGAGCCCTGTGCGCATGGCCTCGGGTGCGCCCCCCGCGTGGACGTGTCCACCACCCCCAGAAACTCCCCACAGCCCTTCACTTAGTGTCAGGGAGCGTCCGTGGCGCAGGCCCCACTGATGAAATCCTTGGCCGTGGGCGATCTGCCCGCCTCCTGCCTCTCCCGTCCCCGGCATCGGGGTGGGACCGGACGCTCCAGGCCTCCGGTCACAGGGCTGGTCCCGAGCTGTCTGGGGGCTCCCACAGTCACCCCACGGGCGTGAACTCAGGTGTGAGTGGGAGGGGCTCGGGAGTAAGGAGATGGCAGGGGCTTCAGGAGCTCCGTGCCGGCAGCCAGGGACAAGGGCCAGAGATGCACGTCCTACGGGGTCACGATGACACAAAGCACCACAGGAAAGCAGTCGAGCACAGCCTCTGTGGCCGAGTGGTGTTGCGGCCACCTTCACGTGTACAGGAGACAGGACGTAGAAACACGTAAGGGCGGGCGTACTGGCCACCCTGCCAGCTACCCAGAGGGACTCAGCAACCTAGGAGAGGGAAGATGATGGAGAATCTTTTTGGGAAGCTTTGAACTTATTGCCATGCTCTTTGCTAGAAAAATTCAGATCAAAGTGAGTCTGGCCCGTTAACAGCGCGTAGTGGTTGTGTCCTGAGTGGGCATCAGCTGTGCTGCTCTGCCTTGTGTGCCGGGCTCCGGAACCGTCCTGCCACCTGGTGTTCAGTCCGCCAGCCAGCGGACTGTGGTTTAGCGTAGGGATATTGAGGGATTTCATCTGCTTGTTCCTCGTCTGCTAGGAAAGTATCTGAATGTCGTCAGAGAGTGCGGCCACGACGTCACCTGCCCGGTGGCCAAGGAGATCATCTACACTCTGAAGGAGCGGGCGTATGTGGAGCAAATCGAGAAAGCTTTTAACTACGCCAGCAAGGTCCTGCTGGCCTTCCTGATGGAA includes:
- the TUBGCP2 gene encoding gamma-tubulin complex component 2 isoform X1, which gives rise to MSEFRIHHDVNELLSLLRVHGGDGAEVYIEVLQKNRTPYVTTTVSAHSAKVKIAEFSRTPEDFLKKYDELKSKNTRNLDPLVYLLSKLTEDRETLQYLQQNAKERAELAANASGSSTNFSAPTAASKLSMQELEELRKQLGSVATGTSLQQSLELTRKLLRDKQNKKNSGQRLPVFPPWVYERPTLVGDFLTGSGVSTDSAVPIGTLPLASQESAVVEDLLYVLVGVDGRYITAQPLTGRQSRTFLVDPNLDLSIRELVNRILPVAASYSTVTRFIEEKSSFEYGQVNHALAAAMRTLVKEYLILVTQLEQLQRQGLLSLQKLWFYIQPAMRTVDILASLATSVDKGECVGGSTLSLLHDRSFNYTGDSQAQELCLYLTKAASVPYFEILEKWIYRGIINDPYSEFMVEEHELRKEKIQEDYNDKYWDQRYTVVQRQIPSFLQKMAGKVLSTGKYLNVVRECGHDVTCPVAKEIIYTLKERAYVEQIEKAFNYASKVLLAFLMEEKELVAHLRSIKRYFLMDQGDFFVHFMDLTEEELKKPVDDITPTRLEALLELALRMSTANTDPFKDDLKIDLMPHDLITQLLRVLAIETKQEKAMVHADPTELTLSGLEAFSFDYVVKWPLSLIINRKALTRYQMLFRHMFYCKHVERQLCNVWISNKAAKQYSLHSAKWFAGAFTLRQRMLNFVQNIQYYMMFEVMEPTWHILEKNLKSASNIDDVLGHHTSFLDNCLKDCMLTNPELLKVFSRLMSVCVMFTNCMQKFTQSMKLDGELGRLTLERGTMLGPPTEAERAEERARKELARKYLAEHVDAPQLASSFEATINKFDKNFSAHLLDLLARLSLYSTSDCEHSMASVISRLDFNGFYTERLERLSAERSQKAAPQVPIPRAPPASAPRVAVPAQ
- the TUBGCP2 gene encoding gamma-tubulin complex component 2 isoform X2 produces the protein MSEFRIHHDVNELLSLLRVHGGDGAEVYIEVLQKNRTPYVTTTVSAHSAKVKIAEFSRTPEDFLKKYDELKSKNTRNLDPLVYLLSKLTEDRETLQYLQQNAKERAELAANASGSSTNFSAPTAASKLSMQELEELRKQLGSVATGTSLQQSLELTRKLLRDKQNKKNSGQRLPVFPPWVYERPTLVGDFLTGSGVSTDSAVPIGTLPLASQESAVVEDLLYVLVGVDGRYITAQPLTGRQSRTFLVDPNLDLSIRELVNRILPVAASYSTVTRFIEEKSSFEYGQVNHALAAAMRTLVKEYLILVTQLEQLQRQGLLSLQKLWFYIQPAMRTVDILASLATSVDKGECVGGSTLSLLHDRSFNYTGDSQAQELCLYLTKAASVPYFEILEKWIYRGIINDPYSEFMVEEHELRKEKIQEDYNDKYWDQRYTVVQRQIPSFLQKMAGKVLSTGKYLNVVRECGHDVTCPVAKEIIYTLKERAYVEQIEKAFNYASKVLLAFLMEEKELVAHLRSIKRYFLMDQGDFFVHFMDLTEEELKKPVDDITPTRLEALLELALRMSTANTDPFKDDLKIDLMPHDLITQLLRVLAIETKQEKAMVHADPTELTLSGLEAFSFDYVVKWPLSLIINRKALTRYQMLFRHMFYCKHVERQLCNVWISNKAAKQYSLHSAKWFAGAFTLRQRMLNFVQNIQYYMMFEVMEPTWHILEKNLKSASNIDDVLGHHTSFLDNCLKDCMLTNPELLKVFSRLMSVCVMFTNCMQSMKLDGELGRLTLERGTMLGPPTEAERAEERARKELARKYLAEHVDAPQLASSFEATINKFDKNFSAHLLDLLARLSLYSTSDCEHSMASVISRLDFNGFYTERLERLSAERSQKAAPQVPIPRAPPASAPRVAVPAQ